The Cyclopterus lumpus isolate fCycLum1 chromosome 12, fCycLum1.pri, whole genome shotgun sequence genome window below encodes:
- the rgs3a gene encoding regulator of G-protein signaling 3a isoform X3 has product MFPTMVDFSEKYLERAKDMKNRLAFLRRRNESPGSNPASKLDKSMKSVKPTPEEALKWGDSLDKLLTHKYGLAAFRAFLRTEFSEENLEFWLACEEYKKIKSQSKMASKAKKIFAEYIAIQSCKEVNLDSYTRDHTKDNLQNVTRSCFDLAQRRIYGLMEKDSYPRFLRSELYVDLINQKKASSTSTSSSS; this is encoded by the exons ATGTTTCCCACTATGGTTGATTTCTCAGAGAAGTACCTGGAAAG GGCCAAAGACATGAAGAATCGGCTGGCTTTCCTGCGGAGGAGGAATGAATCCCCAGGAAGCAACCCAGCCAGCAAGTTAGACAAATCTATGAAGTCAGTCAA GCCCACCCCAGAGGAAGCACTGAAATGGGGGGACTCACTTGACAAGCTGCTGACTCACAAAT ATGGTCTGGCAGCGTTCAGAGCTTTCCTGCGCACAGAGTTCAGCGAGGAGAATCTGGAATTCTGGCTAGCATGTGAGGAATACAAGAAGATCAAGTCGCAATCCAAGATGGCCTCAAAAGCCAAGAAAATCTTTGCAGAATACATCGCTATCCAGTCTTGTAAAGAG GTCAATCTGGATTCGTACACCAGAGATCACACTAAGGACAACCTGCAGAATGTGACACGCTCCTGCTTTGACCTAGCACAGAGGCGGATATACGGGCTGATGGAGAAGGACTCATACCCCCGCTTCCTGCGCTCAGAACTCTACGTGGACTTAATCAACCAAAAAAAGGCCAGCTCCACTTCGACTTCATCTTCCTCATAA